The Thermoplasma acidophilum DSM 1728 genome includes a window with the following:
- a CDS encoding FkbM family methyltransferase has protein sequence MVGQKKFGAKVIAFEPLADVFHELEKNIRINHADVIAYNVALGNGNFINGSKQGNMFVAGGQAKIQTSRLDDYTFDRLDLLKIDVEGFEHDVLLGARSTISKFKPKIIIETHSVALRKLCHEFLISLGYSLSLEGRTIRAHSPGMDKVTNLFYSPII, from the coding sequence GAGCAAAGGTAATAGCCTTTGAACCATTAGCTGATGTATTTCATGAACTTGAGAAAAATATTCGGATAAATCACGCTGATGTGATTGCATATAATGTTGCATTGGGAAATGGCAATTTTATCAATGGTAGTAAACAAGGGAACATGTTTGTTGCCGGAGGGCAAGCAAAGATACAGACTTCTAGGCTTGATGATTATACATTTGATCGTCTAGATTTATTGAAGATCGATGTTGAAGGTTTTGAACACGATGTCCTTTTAGGTGCTAGGTCCACGATATCAAAATTTAAACCGAAGATAATAATAGAAACCCATTCTGTTGCGTTAAGAAAATTGTGTCATGAATTTCTTATATCACTTGGCTATTCTCTAAGCCTTGAAGGTAGGACTATTAGAGCCCATTCACCAGGAATGGATAAAGTCACTAATCTTTTCTATTCTCCAATAATATAA
- a CDS encoding glycosyltransferase, producing the protein MVNIDKIIGINNLPLANGLGEYAKRMEAVLGKNILSLVMDKRYKDMDYAGRKIYGYYPPITNGYLLNVYLSRSILKKYYKGKFPHLLSPFFYLGSEYESKSIITIHDTYYKWEKNKMQRLSKKIVRKYRSFKNIISISEQTKNDLIADGYDADNISVIYNYIDPIFRKLESINKDEKTVLTVGDGIHKNNILVNKIVNGRYYHIHIGKEVRADENYSGISTEELVKLYNRASVLIRLSDYEGFGYPPLEALFCGTPAVVSDIAVFRELLGDSAVYVKKDEVSILDGIEYAIQNRKEMLNRFESKIKSRYTKERFISNMIKYYKDL; encoded by the coding sequence ATGGTCAACATAGATAAAATCATTGGAATTAACAATCTTCCCCTAGCAAATGGATTAGGCGAATATGCCAAAAGAATGGAAGCTGTTCTAGGAAAGAACATATTATCATTAGTGATGGATAAACGCTATAAGGATATGGATTATGCAGGAAGGAAAATTTATGGTTACTATCCACCCATAACAAATGGTTATTTGCTTAACGTATATCTTTCTAGATCAATATTAAAGAAGTACTATAAGGGAAAATTCCCACATTTATTGTCTCCTTTCTTCTATTTAGGTTCAGAATATGAAAGCAAAAGCATAATTACAATACATGATACTTACTACAAATGGGAAAAAAATAAAATGCAAAGGCTCTCTAAAAAAATAGTCAGAAAATATAGATCTTTTAAAAATATAATCTCAATATCGGAGCAAACGAAGAATGATCTAATTGCTGATGGTTATGATGCCGATAATATATCTGTGATATATAATTATATAGATCCAATTTTTAGGAAACTAGAGTCAATTAACAAAGATGAAAAAACGGTGCTAACGGTTGGGGATGGCATACATAAAAACAATATTCTAGTGAATAAAATCGTAAACGGGAGATATTATCATATTCATATAGGTAAGGAGGTCAGGGCTGACGAAAACTATTCTGGGATATCGACAGAGGAACTCGTAAAACTTTATAATAGAGCCTCAGTATTAATAAGATTATCGGACTATGAGGGCTTTGGATATCCGCCATTGGAAGCTTTATTTTGTGGTACGCCCGCAGTTGTCAGCGATATTGCAGTATTTAGAGAATTGCTGGGCGATTCTGCAGTTTACGTCAAAAAGGATGAAGTTAGCATTTTGGACGGAATTGAATACGCTATTCAAAATAGAAAAGAAATGCTAAATAGGTTCGAATCTAAAATAAAGAGTAGATATACCAAGGAAAGATTTATTAGCAATATGATAAAATATTATAAAGATCTATAA
- a CDS encoding transposase has translation MGKGVWITYKDPYSGWSKKTKGYSYGKKCHMSLDVYSHLIMEWIFTRGNIHDSRASHRPIDSLRNFAYLIAD, from the coding sequence ATGGGAAAGGGTGTATGGATTACTTATAAGGATCCGTACAGCGGGTGGTCAAAGAAAACGAAAGGATATTCATACGGAAAGAAGTGTCACATGTCTTTGGACGTGTATTCGCACCTTATCATGGAGTGGATCTTTACCAGAGGTAATATCCATGATTCCCGTGCATCGCACAGGCCCATCGATTCCCTCAGGAACTTCGCATACTTAATTGCAGATTAA
- a CDS encoding glycosyltransferase — MKEYRRKKIVLIKWFFGEPRTGGDKVFQEIFRALKESDNFQVTMIEPFFKVTQGSPYAIRFIKFAIFRLYSNLLAQFLIKKGVIVYTGSNAGNFQYQQPPSIGKNKDKFNAISSIFNLVIKVIDNLSIFNRKSIILAIYNSKFTMLKYRIADAKFHIVIYPGLLPEIPKVIFNEKEDIIITISRIDPDKSLENLLEIIPNGDENHYIIGYLADKQYAEFLQKNLKNSHFIFNATDKQRNDLLRRAKILIHPAMYEAAGIVFMEAMSYGVIPIAHNSGGAPEIVPKQYLYDSLAEAREKIKKYLSEYNETHFNELRREASRFLISKFHESIESAFTECFIKN; from the coding sequence ATGAAAGAATACCGAAGGAAGAAAATTGTTCTTATAAAATGGTTTTTCGGCGAGCCAAGAACTGGTGGGGACAAGGTCTTTCAAGAGATTTTCCGTGCTTTAAAGGAATCAGATAATTTTCAAGTAACCATGATCGAACCATTTTTTAAGGTTACACAAGGATCACCTTATGCAATAAGATTTATCAAATTTGCTATTTTTAGGTTATATAGTAATTTATTGGCTCAATTTCTTATTAAGAAAGGTGTCATAGTTTATACCGGCTCTAACGCAGGTAACTTTCAATATCAACAACCACCTTCAATCGGAAAAAATAAAGACAAATTTAATGCTATTTCTTCTATATTCAACTTAGTGATAAAAGTCATCGATAATCTAAGCATCTTCAATAGAAAATCTATAATCCTAGCAATATATAATTCCAAGTTTACTATGTTAAAATATAGAATAGCAGATGCAAAATTTCATATAGTTATTTACCCAGGTTTATTACCCGAGATACCAAAAGTTATTTTTAACGAAAAAGAAGATATAATAATAACAATATCAAGAATCGATCCAGACAAGTCGTTAGAAAATCTTCTTGAAATCATTCCAAATGGAGACGAAAACCATTATATAATAGGGTATCTAGCAGACAAACAATATGCAGAATTTTTGCAGAAAAACTTGAAAAATTCTCATTTCATTTTCAATGCAACGGATAAGCAAAGAAATGATCTCCTAAGGCGGGCTAAAATTTTAATCCATCCAGCGATGTATGAAGCAGCAGGAATTGTATTTATGGAGGCTATGTCTTATGGGGTGATTCCAATAGCACACAATTCCGGAGGGGCTCCTGAGATAGTCCCAAAACAATATCTTTACGATAGTCTCGCTGAGGCAAGAGAGAAAATCAAGAAGTATCTTTCAGAGTACAATGAAACACATTTTAACGAACTTAGGCGAGAAGCTTCTAGATTTCTGATTAGCAAATTCCATGAATCCATTGAATCGGCTTTTACAGAATGTTTTATAAAGAACTAA
- a CDS encoding flippase: MTHSSSFVGTDVLYQYTGAGAQLFSGALFYVVLVRLFNSTDVGAVALFLAIVGLFNLIFSMGLGTAVQHFASYHLGKREYATAKSIVFKILALGFLLSLGGLAFMLYTSTGISIIFMHTTRYSNLIRLLSLVLVGNVLFGILNGAALGLQLFRTSGLMNIIIWVTYYSIALMMGFFFKSLTYLIIGWTAGIFFGVFMYLYFIITSTRNYRGTPRKLTPSLLFQFSIPVLLSSIISYGASYTDRFIVAGLMPLSSLAIYNFALLIATSIGFLVSPLNNIMLPKFSEFYGMGNRENIRSRTAIATVVVSAVYVPAALGIAALSRMIIVLLAGRYYEEGADAISIVSISSAIFITSNVMTQLIAAVRKTRVFIYSSSAALASNLVFSILLIPRFGIEGASIGFSSVYAASFIVVYYYAKKTGLFRTDMMGLTKIWISSIVMVIIVVFLEVHFGTALYLLVPYILIGALTYMGMIKATRLIKRDEELFLGSLFPESASVVKKFISFLASGKNKDVQ, translated from the coding sequence ATGACCCATTCTTCATCATTTGTTGGAACCGATGTTTTGTACCAATATACAGGTGCAGGCGCACAACTATTCTCTGGGGCATTGTTTTATGTCGTTCTTGTTCGCCTCTTCAATTCAACCGATGTCGGGGCAGTTGCATTGTTCCTGGCAATTGTTGGGCTGTTCAATCTTATATTCTCGATGGGGCTTGGAACAGCTGTACAGCATTTTGCCTCATACCATCTGGGGAAGAGAGAATACGCCACGGCTAAAAGCATTGTTTTCAAAATACTCGCTCTCGGTTTTCTCCTTTCGTTAGGAGGATTGGCTTTCATGCTGTATACGTCAACTGGCATATCGATAATCTTCATGCACACGACCCGTTATTCCAATCTGATCAGATTGCTAAGCCTGGTTCTTGTTGGAAATGTGCTATTCGGGATACTAAACGGCGCCGCTCTTGGTCTGCAGCTCTTCAGGACTTCCGGATTGATGAACATAATCATATGGGTAACCTATTATTCAATTGCATTGATGATGGGATTCTTTTTTAAGTCCCTTACGTATTTGATAATCGGATGGACTGCGGGCATATTCTTTGGCGTATTCATGTATCTGTATTTCATAATAACGTCTACAAGGAATTACAGGGGCACACCACGGAAATTGACCCCATCACTACTATTTCAATTTTCCATTCCAGTTCTTTTATCATCGATAATTAGCTACGGTGCAAGCTATACGGATCGATTCATAGTTGCCGGACTTATGCCACTTTCATCGCTAGCCATTTACAATTTTGCACTACTCATCGCAACTTCCATAGGGTTTCTCGTTTCTCCACTGAACAACATAATGCTTCCGAAATTTTCCGAATTCTATGGCATGGGAAATCGAGAGAATATAAGATCCAGAACGGCGATCGCTACCGTGGTAGTTTCGGCTGTATATGTTCCAGCTGCCTTGGGAATTGCGGCGCTTTCAAGGATGATCATAGTGCTTCTCGCAGGAAGGTATTACGAGGAAGGAGCCGATGCCATTTCTATTGTGTCTATATCCTCCGCTATTTTCATAACAAGCAATGTAATGACGCAGCTCATAGCCGCAGTTAGGAAGACGAGAGTCTTCATCTATTCAAGCAGCGCTGCTCTTGCCAGCAATCTTGTTTTTTCGATCCTACTTATACCGAGGTTTGGCATAGAAGGTGCTTCAATTGGATTCTCATCGGTGTATGCGGCTTCTTTCATTGTTGTATATTATTACGCCAAGAAGACAGGCCTTTTCAGAACAGATATGATGGGATTAACGAAGATATGGATTTCGTCAATCGTTATGGTCATAATCGTAGTATTTCTCGAAGTTCATTTTGGAACTGCTCTCTATCTTCTTGTACCATACATCTTGATTGGAGCTCTTACATATATGGGAATGATCAAGGCGACTAGGCTAATAAAAAGAGACGAAGAGCTCTTTCTGGGATCACTTTTTCCAGAATCTGCATCAGTTGTCAAAAAGTTTATATCGTTCTTGGCTTCTGGAAAAAATAAAGACGTACAATGA
- a CDS encoding DUF2079 domain-containing protein, translating to MRYNNSWQIFLFNAHRRESLLAEHFSPILFLIYPLYALAPSPMTLLILQSIVISFSSLPLFLIAQRLLVGKTNKNVASPIALAISISYLLSPYTESPISFDFHIMMFLNLFVFSSYYFFLRKNWVLNAVFLAFIVSLHSGYVFISLFIAISQYLMLHPISLKSLKLESLKNLIRQRNTALLASFFAISFLYIMSVPLMKAFIDHASGSASVGSLTPVGMASSSITGLLSIMLSDPGKFITYFLYNFPQKLSFFMYAFASTGFLAFLSPTTLLGSIPYFFFAYLSRYPAYYQLGYQYTVMLIPFVYVSTAYGVSKILGLISKFNKIDDHLAKEAVKKMAILILAILIVGTALEIPMTPIAPHSIFVKQGAMVDLPSLKVGNASEAAFALHKTIGDSNPYLLTTNNLFPVFSNDPNAYTTPYSNGTLTSMIYSFRFEYIVNDPSSY from the coding sequence ATACGCTACAACAATTCATGGCAAATTTTTCTATTCAACGCTCATAGGAGAGAGAGTCTTCTTGCAGAACACTTTTCGCCGATCTTATTCCTGATATATCCCTTATATGCCCTTGCACCAAGCCCCATGACATTGCTCATACTCCAATCGATCGTGATAAGTTTCTCGTCTCTTCCCCTGTTCCTGATCGCCCAGAGACTCCTCGTAGGAAAAACCAACAAAAATGTGGCCAGTCCTATCGCACTGGCAATATCCATTTCATATCTTCTTTCTCCCTATACGGAAAGCCCCATTTCATTTGACTTTCATATCATGATGTTCCTGAACCTTTTCGTTTTCTCTTCATATTATTTCTTTCTCAGGAAGAATTGGGTACTGAATGCTGTTTTCTTGGCTTTCATAGTATCACTGCACTCAGGATACGTTTTCATATCACTCTTTATAGCTATATCTCAGTACCTCATGCTTCATCCTATCTCCTTGAAATCTCTTAAGCTAGAGAGCCTGAAGAATCTGATCAGACAGAGGAACACCGCATTGCTTGCCTCATTCTTTGCCATTTCGTTCCTCTATATAATGTCCGTACCTTTAATGAAAGCTTTCATTGATCACGCGTCTGGATCGGCCAGCGTAGGTAGCTTAACGCCGGTCGGCATGGCCTCATCCAGCATAACTGGCCTATTATCAATTATGCTATCAGATCCGGGGAAGTTTATCACCTATTTCCTTTACAATTTTCCACAGAAGCTTTCATTTTTCATGTACGCGTTCGCTAGCACGGGATTTTTAGCGTTTCTCAGCCCTACCACGCTCTTAGGTTCGATTCCGTATTTCTTCTTTGCGTATCTCTCCAGATACCCTGCATATTATCAGCTTGGATATCAGTACACGGTGATGTTGATACCTTTCGTTTATGTCTCTACCGCCTATGGGGTTTCTAAAATTCTAGGATTGATATCAAAATTTAATAAAATTGATGATCATTTGGCGAAAGAAGCCGTAAAGAAAATGGCAATACTGATCCTTGCGATTTTGATTGTGGGAACTGCACTTGAGATACCGATGACACCTATTGCACCACACAGCATATTTGTAAAACAGGGTGCAATGGTCGATCTTCCCTCCCTTAAGGTCGGAAATGCGTCAGAAGCCGCTTTTGCGCTTCATAAGACGATAGGTGATAGCAATCCATACCTGTTGACAACAAACAACTTGTTTCCCGTGTTCTCAAACGATCCAAATGCATACACAACCCCATATTCAAATGGAACATTGACAAGTATGATATATTCCTTCAGATTCGAATACATAGTGAATGATCCCTCCAGTTATTGA
- a CDS encoding glycosyltransferase family 4 protein, with protein MYDGGGERNALQTSKIAKKMGFDVTIFGSGCEYERNNHIAVNEVNYVKNAFKFDIFGKKSILRLTHSKSTGLIGLFRFRRIYNIVKGYDYYYFQNPNFLFRNFSMYARKSSFTHHIILANHGSYFEILGQRNNPAYRLVLRFLNRLIFKSIDRSITVQVQNSFQYDFYRKMGFNNIHLIPQSSVNFDDFRVEESRGFNVVFLNKLTKNKGSKLLMKILKDSDEDIKFHIVGLDTKRYAKKIKKNNVIFYGQVSEEEKRNILAKSDVMINCSEYESLSISSIEGLASGLPIISTRTSGLVYIRDVMGENVIIIDRNAKDFLTEINRLRKLKEKDPMEYLMLRKKIKEKASLYFDVRIIEEAMKSMIGSMKLEREEVLFQ; from the coding sequence GTGTACGATGGTGGGGGCGAGCGAAATGCCCTGCAAACATCTAAGATAGCTAAAAAAATGGGTTTTGATGTTACGATATTTGGTTCTGGATGCGAATATGAAAGAAATAACCACATAGCAGTCAATGAGGTAAATTATGTGAAGAATGCATTTAAATTCGACATATTCGGAAAGAAATCCATTCTGCGCCTCACGCATAGCAAATCGACCGGCTTGATTGGCCTTTTTCGTTTTAGAAGAATATATAATATAGTCAAAGGATATGATTATTATTACTTTCAGAATCCAAATTTCCTCTTCAGAAATTTTTCAATGTATGCAAGAAAAAGCTCTTTCACGCACCATATAATCCTCGCGAACCATGGATCATATTTCGAGATACTCGGTCAAAGAAATAATCCCGCGTACCGACTAGTGTTAAGATTTCTGAATAGATTGATCTTCAAATCTATTGATAGGAGCATAACCGTGCAGGTACAGAATAGCTTTCAGTATGATTTTTATAGGAAGATGGGATTCAACAACATACATTTAATACCTCAAAGCTCAGTCAATTTTGACGATTTTCGTGTTGAAGAATCAAGAGGCTTCAATGTGGTTTTCCTGAACAAACTCACTAAGAACAAGGGTTCCAAATTATTGATGAAGATCTTAAAAGATTCTGATGAGGATATAAAATTTCACATTGTCGGTTTAGATACGAAACGATATGCGAAAAAAATTAAAAAGAATAATGTGATATTCTATGGGCAAGTGAGCGAGGAAGAAAAAAGAAATATCCTCGCAAAATCGGACGTAATGATCAACTGTTCAGAATATGAATCCCTCAGTATTTCTAGCATAGAGGGGCTTGCCAGTGGTTTGCCAATCATTTCGACTAGAACCTCTGGACTGGTATACATCAGGGATGTTATGGGTGAAAATGTAATAATAATCGACCGTAATGCAAAGGATTTCCTTACCGAAATAAATCGTTTAAGAAAGTTAAAAGAGAAGGATCCTATGGAATATCTCATGTTGAGGAAGAAAATAAAAGAAAAAGCCTCCTTGTATTTTGATGTAAGAATAATAGAAGAAGCTATGAAGAGCATGATCGGATCGATGAAGTTAGAAAGGGAAGAGGTTTTGTTTCAATGA
- a CDS encoding DUF2079 domain-containing protein, producing MVKFSFHTCESNYFKDPFFYIMLSISILFSYLFSYYTILKYVSLNATAYDLGIYVSILENTMHGHVMYANPLLINSFSEHFSPFLFVIYPIYWFFPYVKTLLIMQSVMISFSGLVIYLLAREIFFINNFKKDILLEMLALFISTSYILSPYIESPLSFDFHLMPFLILFVPLSFYFFMKKYKILNLIVLILIISLHSLFVIMVFFIISYQFIFRIRNEGNLNCHKIIRTIANINISDNLKKTPKSKYVLQKIVRSKTLIKIIITLILLVGYLYFASLMKTFIASGAVALSPPSTMSTGSVSSSLAGLFTDLFTRPMLIESAFLINFPDKIIFAFYAFANTGFLVFLDPLSLLMDIPYFLYAYLSSYGPYYSLGYQYSTMIIPFIFIGALFGIRKIVQSARATDSDDVRRTIKKILVGVISIVIVSSLFELPLDPISPRNIFIESGSMANFHEFAYNNGSEIAFELQKEIGESDPYLLTINNLYPVFAKDTNAYVIAFAWNSQLRNLIYGYHIEYLVNQPDSFWSNQFNPSMNDLIDNNTFISHYGVYMESFGQDGVIVYKLNYTGLPVLMIPYSAYLPATSFYIAAGEYNYSIVNGSYVYHNTTMGTAWFGPYTTLLPGRYNITYYLESVNSEANSSILLDVTTNAGTVTLNQTVINSSELPNGDLEEVTLHLTLNETKYSVEFRGMAIDWTGTLIFKGVKYSVY from the coding sequence ATGGTGAAATTTTCATTTCATACATGTGAAAGTAATTATTTTAAAGATCCATTTTTCTATATTATGCTATCAATATCAATACTTTTTTCGTATTTATTCTCATATTATACTATACTTAAATATGTTTCGCTCAACGCAACTGCTTATGATCTAGGAATTTACGTTTCTATCCTTGAAAATACAATGCATGGGCATGTTATGTATGCAAATCCACTTTTAATTAATTCTTTTTCTGAGCATTTTTCTCCATTCCTTTTTGTTATATATCCGATATACTGGTTCTTTCCTTACGTAAAAACATTATTGATAATGCAATCTGTGATGATATCATTTTCTGGATTGGTCATATATCTACTTGCGAGGGAAATATTTTTTATTAATAATTTCAAAAAGGACATATTACTTGAAATGTTGGCGTTATTCATCTCAACCTCATATATATTATCACCATACATTGAAAGCCCACTATCGTTTGATTTCCATCTTATGCCTTTTTTGATTTTGTTTGTCCCGCTTTCATTCTATTTCTTTATGAAAAAGTATAAAATTCTGAATTTAATAGTCTTAATTCTTATAATTTCACTTCATTCCCTCTTTGTGATAATGGTCTTCTTTATTATTTCATATCAATTTATATTTCGCATCAGGAATGAAGGAAACCTAAATTGCCATAAAATAATCCGCACAATCGCCAATATAAATATTTCAGATAATTTGAAAAAAACACCAAAATCGAAATACGTTCTACAGAAAATTGTTCGAAGTAAAACATTGATAAAGATAATAATAACGTTAATTTTGCTTGTAGGATATTTGTATTTTGCAAGTCTAATGAAGACTTTCATCGCCTCAGGGGCAGTGGCCTTAAGCCCACCATCTACTATGTCCACAGGGAGTGTTTCAAGCAGCTTAGCTGGACTTTTTACCGATTTGTTTACGCGGCCTATGCTTATCGAATCTGCGTTTCTAATTAACTTTCCAGATAAGATTATATTTGCATTCTATGCCTTTGCTAATACGGGATTTTTAGTATTCCTAGATCCCTTATCGCTCCTGATGGATATTCCGTATTTCCTCTATGCTTATTTGTCTAGCTATGGCCCTTATTATTCACTAGGATATCAGTATTCCACTATGATCATACCGTTTATATTCATTGGCGCGCTATTTGGCATCAGAAAAATAGTTCAAAGCGCGAGAGCGACAGACAGCGATGATGTCCGTAGAACTATAAAGAAAATATTAGTTGGCGTCATATCGATAGTTATAGTTAGCTCGCTCTTCGAGCTTCCGCTTGATCCAATCTCACCTCGCAATATATTCATAGAAAGTGGATCTATGGCAAATTTCCACGAATTTGCTTATAATAACGGATCAGAAATAGCTTTTGAACTACAGAAGGAAATAGGCGAAAGCGATCCATATCTTTTGACAATAAACAATCTTTATCCAGTGTTCGCGAAAGACACAAATGCTTATGTCATAGCCTTTGCGTGGAATAGCCAGTTACGAAACCTTATTTATGGTTATCACATTGAATATTTGGTCAATCAGCCGGATAGTTTTTGGTCAAACCAATTTAATCCAAGTATGAACGACTTAATAGATAACAATACGTTTATCTCGCATTATGGTGTTTATATGGAATCATTTGGACAAGACGGAGTGATAGTATACAAGCTCAACTATACTGGATTACCAGTCTTGATGATTCCGTATTCTGCCTATCTTCCTGCAACGTCATTCTATATCGCTGCAGGAGAGTACAATTATTCGATTGTAAATGGTTCCTACGTATATCATAACACCACCATGGGAACTGCATGGTTCGGACCTTACACAACGCTTCTCCCGGGCCGATATAACATAACCTATTATCTAGAATCTGTAAATTCTGAAGCTAATAGTAGTATATTATTGGACGTAACTACAAATGCTGGAACAGTAACACTAAATCAAACTGTAATAAATTCTTCCGAATTGCCCAACGGTGATTTAGAAGAGGTTACATTACATTTGACGCTAAATGAAACAAAATACAGCGTCGAATTCAGGGGAATGGCTATTGATTGGACAGGTACTCTAATATTTAAAGGAGTAAAATATTCCGTTTATTAA
- a CDS encoding glycosyltransferase family A protein yields MISVIITAYNRKEYLKEAIRSVIDQNLEKDKYEIILVSNFDFDISDIRVSVKVKKLILEGSMGEFLYHAIMKADGDILTFMDDDDIWLPDKLKVVEETFSDSSIIYYHNNYFYINERTEVIDKKSIYDSRVSIKYSIRLSKVSSSKVIAKALKYRADFNSSCISIRKCVLIDFMPQIRKIMSMPDSFFFWISLMHGGVIYLDNQVLTGYRLHADRISGSKESESLIKELKRRLPTIEMLNNICLTEYSNDKQISMWLNLYIIEYRLAISLLNTQPIMDVISEFIELLKVNIAYTNKLRHRLLMISLLYLINRKMALQLTLFLSNK; encoded by the coding sequence ATGATCAGTGTGATAATCACAGCATATAATCGTAAAGAATATCTAAAAGAAGCCATTCGATCTGTAATTGATCAGAATTTAGAAAAGGATAAGTATGAAATTATTTTGGTGTCTAATTTTGATTTCGATATATCAGATATAAGAGTCTCGGTAAAAGTTAAGAAATTGATTCTTGAAGGTTCTATGGGAGAATTCCTTTATCATGCCATTATGAAAGCTGATGGTGATATTCTTACGTTTATGGATGATGATGACATTTGGCTTCCAGATAAGCTCAAAGTGGTAGAAGAGACTTTCTCTGATTCAAGTATCATATACTATCACAATAATTATTTTTATATTAACGAAAGAACAGAGGTCATAGATAAAAAGAGCATATATGATTCAAGAGTATCTATAAAATATTCTATCAGATTATCAAAAGTTTCATCTTCCAAAGTTATTGCAAAAGCCCTAAAGTACAGGGCTGACTTTAATTCAAGCTGTATATCAATCAGAAAGTGTGTATTGATAGACTTCATGCCACAGATTAGAAAAATTATGAGCATGCCAGATAGTTTCTTTTTCTGGATCTCTCTTATGCATGGTGGCGTGATTTATTTAGATAACCAAGTGTTAACAGGATATAGACTTCATGCGGATAGAATATCTGGATCGAAAGAAAGCGAATCTCTTATCAAGGAACTTAAACGCAGACTTCCAACAATTGAGATGCTAAACAATATATGTTTAACGGAATATTCCAATGATAAACAAATATCTATGTGGCTTAACCTTTATATTATAGAATACAGACTTGCTATATCACTATTGAATACACAACCAATAATGGACGTCATTTCGGAATTTATTGAATTACTTAAGGTAAACATTGCTTATACGAATAAACTAAGACACAGACTTTTGATGATATCCTTACTATATCTTATTAATCGCAAGATGGCTTTGCAATTAACTCTCTTTCTTAGCAACAAATAA
- a CDS encoding transposase — MEKHDICPSISEYSYHEILGFYINPVENHLASKNMLIDLDERSVEGLLIFIAECNLGIENRVMEHMNKGIRKCKDHRFT; from the coding sequence ATGGAGAAGCACGATATTTGCCCTAGTATAAGCGAATATAGCTATCATGAGATTTTAGGCTTTTACATCAATCCTGTTGAAAACCACTTAGCCTCCAAGAACATGCTGATCGATCTGGATGAACGCAGCGTTGAAGGGCTTCTTATTTTCATAGCGGAGTGTAATCTTGGAATAGAGAACAGAGTAATGGAGCACATGAACAAGGGAATTAGAAAATGTAAAGATCATAGATTTACATAG
- a CDS encoding glycosyltransferase → MNVHTSVTEGWGLSTLEASAAGTPTVSYDVLGVSDAIEDGINGIKVKNDDRKGPSDAAFQILNEPEK, encoded by the coding sequence ATGAACGTCCATACCTCCGTAACTGAAGGATGGGGCCTTTCAACGCTTGAGGCATCTGCTGCCGGAACGCCGACGGTTTCCTATGACGTGCTAGGAGTCAGCGACGCCATTGAAGACGGAATCAATGGTATAAAAGTCAAAAATGACGATAGAAAAGGTCCCTCGGATGCAGCGTTTCAAATTTTAAATGAACCCGAAAAATGA